The following are from one region of the Thermocladium sp. ECH_B genome:
- a CDS encoding glutamine synthetase: protein MLDIKKYVESIEPREIWRVLKAAGVKYVKFTVIDIHGKPRAELMPIDPALDVFRDGMPFDGSSIPSYSTVNKSDFIALPDPHAVFIERWNDGKIADTLMNVVDDSGKPIMRDPRNVLLGVMINAEKMGFHAMMGVEVEFFIVGLNGNTPFLADNGAYFEGRNTNILSDIAMELTASISGAGIGETKIHHEVAPSQYEINIPADSPIKVADNIIIYKIMARDIAKRHGLTATFMPKPFWGINGSGAHTHISLWDLDGRNLFESRNSEATPEAQSAIAGLLXAAKEISALVAPTVNSYKRLVPHHEAPTRIAWGYGNRXAMIRIPYYGKKVNRFEYRHPDPSMNPYLAFSAELISILXGLTDKLVPPAPVDEVAYEINAEETPQTLGDAVKLLGGSSLLRDENLREALMEYIKVKEKEWNEYAALYRWENTWDKITEWEYAHYLDSA from the coding sequence ATGCTTGATATAAAGAAATACGTGGAATCAATAGAACCGCGCGAGATTTGGAGGGTGCTGAAGGCGGCTGGGGTTAAGTACGTTAAATTCACCGTGATCGATATACATGGCAAGCCAAGGGCCGAATTAATGCCAATCGATCCCGCGCTGGACGTATTCAGGGACGGCATGCCGTTTGACGGCTCGTCTATACCGTCATACTCCACCGTTAATAAGAGCGACTTTATAGCGCTGCCGGACCCTCATGCCGTATTCATTGAGCGGTGGAACGATGGAAAAATAGCCGACACATTAATGAATGTGGTGGATGATTCCGGAAAACCAATAATGAGGGATCCACGCAACGTGCTGCTTGGAGTAATGATTAACGCCGAGAAAATGGGTTTTCACGCCATGATGGGGGTTGAGGTGGAGTTCTTCATTGTGGGACTAAACGGTAATACTCCATTCCTGGCAGATAATGGAGCCTACTTCGAGGGGCGCAACACCAATATTTTAAGCGACATAGCCATGGAATTAACCGCATCCATCAGCGGCGCCGGCATCGGCGAGACTAAGATACATCATGAGGTAGCTCCATCCCAGTACGAGATCAATATACCGGCGGATTCCCCGATAAAGGTTGCAGATAATATAATTATCTATAAAATCATGGCTAGGGATATAGCGAAGAGACATGGATTAACCGCAACATTCATGCCAAAGCCATTCTGGGGAATTAATGGCAGCGGCGCCCACACGCATATAAGCCTATGGGATCTAGATGGCCGCAACCTCTTTGAGTCGAGGAATAGCGAGGCAACGCCGGAAGCACAAAGCGCAATAGCTGGATTGCTCTNGGCAGCCAAGGAAATAAGCGCATTGGTGGCTCCAACTGTTAATTCGTATAAGCGCCTTGTGCCTCATCATGAGGCGCCAACTAGAATAGCATGGGGTTACGGAAACAGANCAGCAATGATAAGGATCCCCTACTACGGGAAGAAAGTTAACCGTTTTGAGTATAGGCACCCGGATCCCAGCATGAATCCCTATCTAGCGTTCTCCGCCGAGTTAATATCAATACTACNCGGATTAACCGATAAATTAGTTCCGCCGGCTCCCGTTGATGAGGTTGCGTATGAAATTAATGCCGAGGAAACACCGCAAACCCTAGGGGATGCAGTGAAGCTTCTCGGCGGCAGTAGCCTCTTAAGGGACGAAAACTTGAGGGAAGCATTGATGGAGTACATAAAGGTTAAGGAGAAGGAATGGAATGAGTACGCGGCATTATACAGGTGGGAAAATACTTGGGATAAAATAACTGAGTGGGAGTACGCTCATTACCTGGATTCAGCCTAA